The following proteins come from a genomic window of Nostoc sp. ATCC 53789:
- a CDS encoding DUF3352 domain-containing protein codes for MAPPLVSVPMKKNKKPSLVLTLSAAGLLIGAGSVAYWLLSQRQISSSDLLVGANIIPGDALFAVSLTTDPQQWQKLREFGTKETQAELDRNLVELRDRFLTNNGYDFQKDIAPWVGNDVTIAILAPATASKAVPKPVTTNEDAGSDQQSMVMVLPVKNPEIAKNILAQPKTLKQGKWIDRIYQGIAIKQSEGQTGENLSAALIDGRFLVITDSPKATERAIDAYKNQTSLATTGGFAENFPKIANYQRFGQFYVNVPTAAKIAAASPNRPLPAQVLAQLQNNQGLAGTMTLEAEGIRFKGVSWLNPNSQRVLAVENKAGKMQSRVPAETLMMLSGGNLQRLWGDYVLTSQGNPLSPIAPEQLKGGIKSLTTLDLDKDLLSWMKGEFSLSVIPNTPKEGSPNDFRAGLVFMVQASNAYGGQSLRNSAEASIKQLDDVMRNQYQFQVQPAKVAGQPVVNWVSPYGTLTATHGWLDGDVAFLVVGAPITDKIVPKPNNTLGSTIPFQQTVPTEPNPTNGQFFLDVERTVNNFPLPTLIPNQQTLLAATRSIGMTSAVSDSRSNLYDIFIALKKVSNTTPLPSPESNNSNSSR; via the coding sequence ATGGCACCGCCTCTTGTGTCTGTTCCAATGAAGAAAAATAAGAAACCCTCTCTGGTGCTGACGCTCTCGGCTGCTGGGCTATTAATTGGTGCAGGGAGTGTAGCATACTGGTTGTTAAGCCAGAGACAAATATCTTCCAGTGATTTGCTCGTAGGTGCAAATATTATTCCTGGTGATGCACTGTTTGCGGTTTCTCTGACAACAGATCCCCAGCAATGGCAGAAATTGCGGGAGTTTGGGACAAAAGAAACCCAAGCAGAACTGGACAGAAATTTAGTAGAATTGCGCGATCGCTTTCTGACTAATAATGGTTACGACTTCCAGAAAGATATCGCCCCTTGGGTAGGCAATGACGTTACAATCGCAATTCTTGCCCCAGCAACAGCAAGCAAAGCTGTACCCAAACCAGTTACCACGAATGAAGATGCTGGCAGTGATCAGCAGTCGATGGTAATGGTATTACCAGTAAAAAATCCAGAAATCGCCAAAAACATTTTGGCACAACCCAAAACCCTTAAACAAGGCAAATGGATTGACCGTATTTATCAAGGGATCGCCATCAAACAAAGTGAGGGGCAAACAGGGGAAAACTTATCAGCAGCATTAATAGATGGGCGTTTTTTAGTTATAACTGATAGTCCTAAAGCCACAGAACGAGCGATCGATGCCTACAAAAATCAAACATCCCTGGCGACAACAGGGGGCTTTGCTGAGAATTTTCCGAAAATTGCCAATTATCAACGCTTTGGCCAGTTTTACGTCAATGTGCCAACAGCAGCTAAAATAGCCGCAGCTTCTCCAAACCGCCCTTTACCCGCTCAAGTTTTAGCTCAACTGCAAAATAACCAAGGTTTAGCAGGGACAATGACTTTAGAGGCAGAAGGAATCCGCTTCAAGGGTGTTTCTTGGTTAAATCCTAATAGTCAACGTGTGCTGGCAGTGGAAAATAAAGCTGGGAAAATGCAAAGTCGCGTACCAGCAGAAACCTTAATGATGCTTTCGGGAGGAAACTTACAGAGGTTATGGGGAGATTACGTTTTAACATCTCAAGGAAATCCCCTCTCACCGATCGCACCAGAACAACTCAAAGGTGGGATAAAATCTCTTACCACTCTAGATTTAGATAAGGATTTGCTCAGTTGGATGAAAGGCGAGTTTTCCTTATCAGTGATTCCTAATACTCCCAAAGAAGGTTCACCAAATGATTTTCGTGCGGGTTTGGTGTTCATGGTACAGGCCAGCAATGCCTACGGTGGGCAAAGCCTACGCAATTCAGCCGAAGCATCCATAAAACAATTGGATGATGTGATGAGAAATCAATACCAGTTCCAAGTGCAACCTGCAAAAGTTGCAGGGCAACCTGTTGTCAACTGGGTTTCACCTTATGGTACTTTAACTGCCACCCACGGTTGGTTAGATGGAGATGTCGCCTTTTTAGTAGTGGGCGCTCCCATCACTGATAAAATTGTTCCCAAGCCCAACAACACACTAGGTAGCACGATCCCATTCCAACAAACAGTTCCTACAGAACCAAATCCAACAAATGGTCAATTTTTTCTGGATGTGGAACGAACTGTGAACAATTTCCCTTTACCAACTCTAATTCCCAATCAACAAACTTTGCTAGCTGCAACACGCTCGATTGGGATGACATCTGCTGTCAGCGACAGTCGTAGTAACCTCTACGACATTTTTATAGCACTCAAAAAAGTTAGTAATACGACTCCCTTGCCTAGTCCAGAAAGCAATAATAGCAACTCTTCTAGATAA
- a CDS encoding Uma2 family endonuclease, whose protein sequence is MNTVVLNLEPIAHLSDEQFYQLCVANRDLSLEMNAAGELIIMPPVGGESGNQEADLITDLNNWNRQAKLGKVFSSSTIFILPNGAKRSPDAAWVKLERWEALTPEQRKKFPPLVPDFVIELRSETDRLSQIQEKMQEYIKNGLRLGWLINPQDRQVEIYRLLKAVEVVQIPGIVSGEDILPGFELQL, encoded by the coding sequence ATGAATACTGTTGTGCTAAATCTAGAACCGATTGCTCATTTAAGCGATGAGCAATTTTATCAATTGTGTGTTGCCAATCGTGATTTAAGCCTAGAGATGAATGCAGCCGGAGAATTAATAATTATGCCACCAGTCGGAGGAGAAAGTGGAAATCAAGAAGCAGATTTAATTACAGACTTAAATAATTGGAATCGTCAAGCTAAATTAGGGAAAGTTTTTAGTTCTTCAACTATCTTTATACTTCCAAATGGTGCAAAACGTTCTCCTGATGCTGCTTGGGTAAAATTGGAGCGCTGGGAAGCTTTAACACCAGAACAACGAAAAAAATTTCCGCCACTTGTACCCGACTTTGTGATTGAACTGCGATCGGAGACAGACCGGCTGTCACAGATTCAAGAGAAAATGCAGGAATATATCAAAAATGGTCTGCGTTTGGGTTGGCTGATTAATCCTCAAGATCGTCAAGTCGAAATTTACCGACTTTTAAAAGCTGTAGAAGTTGTGCAAATACCGGGGATTGTTTCTGGAGAGGATATATTACCTGGATTTGAGTTGCAATTATAG
- a CDS encoding Uma2 family endonuclease has protein sequence MIQLKTQLTLEEFLALPEGDITYEFIDGKAVPKFQNDEMAPKFFHSSITGALFILLSAWAQGKGRVVIEWAIKLKRNQQDWVPVADLTYISYNRLSADWLQDEACPVAPELVIEIISPGQTFGEMTEKATDYLKAKVQRVWIIDSRAKTITIFYPDILPQTKRGTESLEDSLFEGLQITPQEIFQQARISY, from the coding sequence ATGATTCAACTTAAAACCCAACTCACCCTCGAAGAATTTCTTGCACTTCCCGAAGGAGATATCACCTACGAATTCATTGATGGAAAAGCTGTTCCTAAATTCCAAAATGATGAAATGGCACCAAAATTTTTTCATAGTTCTATAACAGGTGCATTATTTATACTATTGTCTGCATGGGCGCAAGGAAAAGGGCGGGTTGTAATTGAATGGGCAATTAAGCTAAAACGAAATCAACAAGACTGGGTTCCTGTAGCAGATTTGACTTATATTTCTTATAACCGTCTTTCTGCTGATTGGTTGCAAGATGAGGCTTGTCCTGTTGCACCCGAATTAGTCATTGAAATTATCTCCCCTGGTCAAACTTTCGGAGAAATGACCGAAAAAGCCACTGATTATCTAAAAGCTAAAGTTCAACGAGTTTGGATTATTGATTCTAGAGCAAAAACTATTACTATTTTTTATCCTGATATTCTCCCTCAAACCAAACGTGGTACTGAGAGTTTAGAAGATTCCTTATTTGAAGGGTTGCAAATTACACCTCAAGAAATTTTCCAACAAGCAAGAATTTCCTACTGA
- a CDS encoding chorismate lyase, protein MSITFTPTNNLTQPAAWHRLTPIWQGGEEVIQKSLPHTQLAPAWQLMLLGDGSPTRHLELLTGEPVEVDVIDMSFIGMDLDAAPDLIQAVPGPRLRRQVWLRTASGQRLAYATSWWEASHVDEYLQNRSLPIWASLARLRTELYRDVRGIYYGDSSALESGFDVTGPFWGRHYLFWHHGQPLTLIYEVFSPYLTKYLGAMQLNSQNR, encoded by the coding sequence TTGAGTATTACTTTTACGCCTACAAACAACTTAACACAGCCAGCAGCTTGGCATCGCCTCACTCCGATTTGGCAAGGAGGGGAGGAAGTAATTCAAAAAAGTTTACCTCACACTCAGCTAGCACCTGCTTGGCAGCTCATGCTTTTGGGTGACGGCTCTCCAACACGTCACCTAGAATTGCTTACAGGCGAGCCTGTAGAAGTAGATGTCATTGATATGTCATTTATTGGCATGGATTTGGATGCTGCACCTGATTTAATCCAAGCTGTTCCAGGGCCTCGACTACGGCGACAAGTGTGGCTGCGGACTGCTTCTGGTCAACGATTAGCTTATGCTACCTCGTGGTGGGAAGCCAGTCATGTAGATGAGTATTTGCAAAATCGTTCATTACCAATTTGGGCAAGTTTAGCTCGTCTCCGCACAGAGTTATATCGGGATGTTCGAGGGATTTATTATGGTGACTCATCGGCGCTAGAGTCTGGTTTTGACGTAACTGGGCCTTTTTGGGGTCGCCACTACTTGTTTTGGCATCATGGACAGCCACTAACCTTAATTTATGAAGTTTTTTCGCCTTATTTAACTAAATATTTGGGAGCGATGCAATTGAATTCCCAAAATCGGTAA
- the accC gene encoding acetyl-CoA carboxylase biotin carboxylase subunit, translating into MKFDKILIANRGEIALRILRACEEMGIATVAVHSTVDRNALHVQLADEAVCIGEPASSKSYLNIPNIIAAALTRNATAIHPGYGFLAENARFAEICADHHIAFIGPTPEAIKLMGDKSTAKETMQKAGVPTVPGSEGLVESEEEGLKFAKEIGYPVMIKATAGGGGRGMRLVRSEDEFVKLFLAAQGEAGAAFGNSGVYIEKFIERPRHIEFQILADNYGNVIHLGERDCSIQRRNQKLLEEAPSPALDQDLREKMGQAAVKAAQFINYSGAGTIEFLLDRSGKFYFMEMNTRIQVEHPVTEMVTGIDLVAEQIRIAQGERLKLSQEQVVLRGHSIECRINAEDPDHDFRPSPGRISGYLPPGGPGVRIDSHVYTDYQIPPYYDSLIGKLIVWAPDRPTAINRMKRALRECAITGLPTTIGFHQKIMETPQFLQGNVYTNFVQEMNG; encoded by the coding sequence ATGAAGTTTGACAAAATATTAATTGCCAATCGGGGAGAAATCGCCCTTCGCATTCTCCGCGCCTGTGAAGAAATGGGAATTGCGACAGTTGCGGTTCACTCCACCGTTGACCGGAATGCTCTTCACGTCCAACTTGCTGATGAAGCGGTTTGCATTGGCGAACCAGCTAGCAGTAAAAGTTATTTGAATATTCCCAATATTATTGCTGCCGCATTGACGCGCAATGCGACTGCTATTCACCCAGGTTATGGCTTTTTGGCAGAAAATGCCCGGTTTGCGGAAATCTGTGCCGATCATCATATTGCTTTTATCGGCCCAACTCCAGAAGCTATCAAGCTGATGGGCGATAAATCCACTGCCAAAGAAACCATGCAAAAAGCTGGAGTCCCCACAGTACCAGGTAGTGAGGGGTTAGTAGAATCCGAGGAAGAAGGATTAAAATTCGCCAAGGAAATCGGCTATCCAGTGATGATTAAAGCCACAGCTGGTGGTGGTGGGCGAGGTATGCGCCTAGTTCGTTCTGAAGATGAATTTGTCAAACTTTTCTTGGCAGCGCAAGGGGAAGCAGGAGCAGCTTTTGGGAATTCTGGCGTTTACATCGAAAAATTTATTGAACGTCCCCGCCACATCGAATTTCAAATTTTGGCGGATAACTACGGTAATGTCATCCACTTGGGTGAACGGGATTGCTCAATTCAGCGCCGGAACCAAAAGTTACTAGAAGAGGCCCCAAGTCCGGCTCTCGACCAAGACCTGCGTGAGAAAATGGGACAAGCTGCTGTCAAAGCTGCCCAATTTATTAATTACAGTGGGGCAGGTACTATTGAGTTTCTCTTGGATAGATCCGGTAAATTCTACTTTATGGAAATGAACACCCGGATTCAAGTAGAACATCCTGTAACAGAGATGGTTACTGGAATAGACTTGGTTGCCGAACAAATTCGAATTGCCCAAGGAGAAAGACTCAAGCTTTCCCAAGAGCAAGTAGTTTTGCGGGGTCATTCCATTGAGTGCCGAATCAACGCTGAAGACCCAGATCATGACTTTCGTCCTTCTCCTGGACGAATTAGCGGCTATCTCCCCCCTGGAGGCCCTGGTGTTAGGATTGATTCTCACGTTTACACCGATTACCAAATCCCGCCTTACTACGATTCCTTAATCGGCAAGTTAATTGTTTGGGCCCCAGACCGACCCACTGCTATTAACCGCATGAAACGCGCACTCCGGGAATGTGCAATTACTGGACTGCCTACCACTATTGGATTTCATCAAAAAATCATGGAAACTCCACAATTTTTGCAGGGTAATGTCTATACAAATTTTGTCCAGGAGATGAACGGGTAA
- a CDS encoding YggT family protein — protein sequence MTGVDLTAWILGPVLGVMTFLFIFRIILTWYPQVNLNRLPFNLIAWPTEPFLVPLRKLVQPIGGVDITPIIWVGIFSLLREILLGQQGLLTMISRAN from the coding sequence ATGACTGGTGTTGACCTGACTGCTTGGATTCTTGGCCCTGTGTTAGGGGTGATGACATTTTTATTTATATTTCGGATCATTCTCACTTGGTATCCGCAAGTGAATCTGAATCGTTTGCCCTTTAACTTAATAGCTTGGCCTACCGAACCATTTTTAGTGCCATTGCGAAAACTGGTACAACCTATAGGCGGAGTGGACATTACACCTATTATTTGGGTTGGTATCTTCAGCCTACTAAGAGAAATATTACTAGGTCAGCAAGGATTGCTGACTATGATATCTCGTGCGAATTAG
- a CDS encoding photosystem II reaction center X protein, which yields MTPSLANFLWSLLWGTAIVVIPVTVGLIFISQKDKIQRS from the coding sequence ATGACGCCTTCTTTAGCAAATTTTCTTTGGAGCCTGCTATGGGGTACTGCAATTGTTGTGATTCCCGTTACAGTTGGTCTAATTTTCATTAGCCAAAAAGATAAAATTCAGCGTTCATAA